One genomic window of uncultured Erythrobacter sp. includes the following:
- a CDS encoding phosphotransferase family protein has product MGENFPKRPEEVTGEWLSNRLEDAGLLSDGHVTAIDHQSIGTGQVGDSIRFTLTYSREGAGPPSIAGKFAASDPTSRATAQMMKLYLHEVGFFRELADQLPVRTPRPIYADIADDNGDFILLMEDLGTARQGNQLTSCSLDDARHAICQAAALHGPSWGRGSIIDAPFIQPDPQISAMAAALYPKSTATFVERYSGDIPAHLMAIVHRLGELAEPLFDLKKQRKSLVHGDFRLDNMLFDICGGKEPLAIVDWQTLRPGDGAEDIGYFMGAGIGSDLRRRAEDELLDLYCEQMGRHGVDVSRSAIERGYRLGAIHGVSTAVFSAANVVRTERGDENFLSMAMGALELVQDTGALALIEEA; this is encoded by the coding sequence GTGGGAGAGAATTTTCCGAAACGACCCGAAGAGGTTACGGGCGAATGGCTGAGCAATCGCCTGGAAGACGCTGGTCTGCTGAGCGACGGCCACGTCACTGCAATTGACCATCAGTCGATCGGCACTGGTCAAGTCGGCGACTCGATCCGTTTCACGCTGACCTACAGCCGCGAAGGTGCCGGTCCGCCCAGCATCGCTGGCAAATTCGCCGCCAGTGATCCGACCAGCCGCGCAACCGCGCAGATGATGAAGCTCTACCTGCACGAGGTCGGATTCTTCCGAGAGCTAGCGGATCAGTTGCCGGTCAGGACTCCCCGCCCGATCTACGCCGATATTGCCGACGACAATGGCGATTTCATTCTGTTGATGGAGGACCTTGGCACCGCGAGGCAGGGCAACCAACTGACCAGTTGCAGCCTGGATGATGCACGCCATGCGATCTGCCAGGCGGCGGCGCTGCACGGTCCCAGCTGGGGACGAGGATCAATCATCGATGCCCCGTTTATCCAGCCCGATCCGCAGATTTCCGCCATGGCAGCAGCGCTGTACCCAAAATCCACCGCTACCTTTGTCGAGCGATATTCCGGCGACATTCCCGCTCATCTGATGGCCATAGTCCATCGTCTTGGCGAGCTGGCCGAACCACTTTTTGATCTCAAGAAGCAGCGCAAAAGCCTGGTTCACGGTGACTTCCGGCTCGACAATATGCTGTTTGATATCTGCGGCGGTAAGGAGCCGCTCGCAATTGTCGATTGGCAGACTTTGAGACCCGGCGATGGTGCCGAAGATATCGGATACTTCATGGGGGCCGGTATCGGCTCAGACCTGCGTCGCCGCGCCGAGGACGAATTGCTTGATCTCTATTGTGAGCAAATGGGGCGGCACGGCGTTGATGTGTCTCGCAGCGCAATCGAACGCGGCTACAGACTCGGCGCAATCCATGGTGTTTCGACCGCAGTGTTCAGCGCAGCCAATGTTGTGCGCACAGAACGCGGCGATGAAAACTTCCTGTCGATGGCGATGGGTGCACTGGAATTGGTGCAGGATACGGGCGCGCTGGCGCTGATAGAGGAGGCGTGA
- a CDS encoding CoA ester lyase, whose translation MTLRMRSWLFAPGDSAKKMGKAIASDADIALLDLEDSVTPENKAAAREAVAAALGDAEDRSRVWVRINPLSGDWTEADLDAVVPAAPGGVFLPKAEGGHDVETLDTMLTERERAAGLEVGSIKVAALVTETAAAMFTTGTYDGAPRLVAMSWGAEDLSSELGASEQRGPDGEYTHVYEMARSLCLIGAVKAGVAPIETVQPEFRDLEALERRARSVRAQGFRGMLAIHPAQIAPINAAFTPSAEEIEHARAVVQAFADNPGMGTIAIDGNMLDRPHLALAQRLLAEAGDSI comes from the coding sequence ATGACATTACGCATGCGCAGCTGGCTGTTCGCTCCGGGTGACAGCGCCAAGAAGATGGGCAAGGCAATTGCCAGCGACGCCGATATCGCGCTGCTCGATCTCGAAGATTCGGTGACTCCAGAAAACAAGGCGGCGGCGCGTGAAGCGGTTGCGGCGGCGCTGGGCGATGCGGAGGATCGATCGCGCGTTTGGGTTCGGATCAATCCGCTATCCGGCGACTGGACTGAGGCCGATCTGGATGCGGTTGTGCCAGCCGCACCGGGCGGGGTGTTCTTACCTAAGGCAGAAGGCGGGCATGACGTCGAAACACTCGATACGATGCTGACCGAGCGCGAACGGGCGGCGGGGCTGGAGGTTGGCTCAATCAAGGTCGCCGCGCTTGTCACAGAGACCGCCGCCGCGATGTTCACGACCGGCACCTATGACGGCGCGCCCCGCCTGGTGGCGATGAGTTGGGGCGCGGAAGACCTTTCAAGCGAACTCGGCGCCAGCGAGCAGCGCGGGCCGGACGGCGAATACACCCACGTCTACGAGATGGCCCGCAGCCTGTGTCTGATTGGCGCGGTGAAAGCCGGTGTCGCGCCCATCGAGACCGTCCAGCCCGAATTCCGCGACCTCGAAGCGCTGGAGCGCCGCGCCCGCAGCGTCCGGGCGCAGGGCTTTCGCGGCATGCTGGCGATCCACCCTGCTCAAATCGCCCCGATCAATGCTGCCTTCACGCCAAGTGCTGAGGAAATCGAACACGCGCGCGCCGTTGTGCAGGCTTTCGCCGACAATCCCGGCATGGGAACCATTGCGATCGATGGGAACATGCTCGACCGGCCGCATCTAGCGCTGGCTCAGCGATTACTCGCTGAAGCCGGTGATTCCATTTAG
- the accC gene encoding acetyl-CoA carboxylase biotin carboxylase subunit has translation MSITRILIANRGEIALRIHRAAHEMGIETVAVHSTADADAMHVRLADHAVCIGPPPATDSYLNHANIISAAEVAGCDAIHPGYGFLSENAKFAEIVEAHDIKWIGPKPEHIVTMGDKVQAKKTAGALGLPLVPGSDGAVSDPEEGKKIAAEIGYPVIIKAASGGGGRGMKVCESEDKLETLMQQAGSEAKAAFGDATVYIEKYLGNPRHIEFQVFGDGNGKAIHLGERDCSLQRRHQKVLEEAPSPVISHEERMRMGEVCSKAMRDMAYRGAGTIEFLWEDGEFYFIEMNTRLQVEHPVTEAITGVDLVREQIRIAAGKPLSVAQEDLEFNGHAIECRINAEDPFTFAPSPGKVTYYHPAGGMHVRVDSGLYAGYSIPPYYDSMIAKLIVYGRNREGCIMRLRRALEEMVVEGVKTNIPLHQELLRQDDVLHGDYSIKWLEEWLAEREV, from the coding sequence ATGTCGATCACCCGCATCCTGATCGCCAATCGCGGCGAAATCGCACTGCGCATCCACCGTGCAGCGCATGAAATGGGCATTGAGACGGTCGCGGTGCATTCCACTGCCGATGCCGACGCGATGCATGTGCGGCTCGCCGATCACGCGGTCTGCATTGGCCCGCCGCCAGCGACCGACAGCTATCTCAATCACGCCAACATCATCTCGGCCGCCGAGGTAGCAGGCTGCGACGCGATCCACCCGGGCTACGGCTTCCTTTCCGAGAACGCCAAGTTCGCCGAGATCGTAGAAGCGCACGACATCAAGTGGATCGGCCCCAAGCCTGAACACATCGTCACGATGGGTGACAAGGTGCAGGCGAAGAAGACCGCAGGCGCGCTCGGCCTGCCGCTGGTCCCCGGATCTGACGGCGCAGTTTCCGACCCGGAAGAGGGCAAGAAGATCGCCGCCGAAATCGGCTATCCCGTCATCATCAAGGCCGCCAGCGGCGGTGGTGGACGCGGGATGAAGGTCTGCGAAAGCGAAGACAAACTCGAAACGCTGATGCAGCAGGCGGGCAGCGAAGCGAAGGCCGCTTTCGGCGACGCCACCGTCTATATCGAGAAATATCTCGGCAATCCGCGCCACATCGAATTCCAGGTGTTCGGCGACGGCAATGGCAAGGCGATCCATCTGGGTGAGCGCGATTGCTCGCTGCAACGCCGCCACCAAAAGGTCCTCGAAGAGGCCCCTTCCCCCGTCATCAGTCACGAAGAACGCATGCGCATGGGCGAAGTCTGCTCGAAAGCGATGCGCGACATGGCCTATCGCGGCGCGGGTACGATCGAATTCCTGTGGGAAGACGGCGAGTTCTATTTCATAGAAATGAACACCCGGCTTCAGGTCGAACACCCGGTGACCGAAGCGATCACCGGCGTCGATCTTGTGCGCGAGCAGATCCGCATCGCCGCAGGCAAGCCGCTATCGGTCGCGCAGGAGGATCTCGAGTTCAACGGCCACGCGATCGAGTGCCGGATCAACGCCGAGGACCCATTCACCTTCGCGCCTTCACCCGGCAAGGTGACCTATTACCACCCGGCTGGCGGCATGCATGTACGCGTCGATTCCGGTCTCTATGCCGGCTATTCGATCCCGCCTTACTACGACAGCATGATCGCCAAACTGATCGTCTACGGACGCAACCGCGAAGGCTGCATCATGCGCCTACGCCGCGCGCTCGAAGAAATGGTGGTCGAAGGGGTGAAGACCAACATCCCGCTGCATCAGGAATTGCTGCGTCAGGACGATGTGCTGCACGGCGATTATTCGATCAAATGGCTGGAAGAATGGCTGGCGGAGCGTGAAGTTTAG
- a CDS encoding TonB-dependent siderophore receptor → MNCPHLLISAAIASLATVPAVAQDPEPLDYSELDGRDEPQANITTDDIRLDEAPADERANSSSLDDETAGQESDDASTRRTFTPTDFERFAPRNALDMARQIPGFSIRSDDGARGLGQANTNVIINGQRISGKSNGPVSALNRIPSEEVVRLEIVDGASLDIGGLTGQVLNVVTSSTGGITGQFRYSAEWRSFGVPFRWSDGQISLAGGGAKTEWTLSFENDAGRRGDQGIELVFDAADLLIDTRIEQSSFTSDNPVLSGSFARTATNGNVLNLTGQVGGNIFRQREVSERSGIIEAIDRLRTFRSKEDEFNFELGADYSFGLGGGTLKLIGYHRYEDSPTRSSVLTEFVNDAAPTGSVFTRDADEGETIARAEYSFGGLGGDLQFALEGVKNFLDISSTFEERDAGGVLQPVEFDGATARVEEDRAEASVTYGRPLTDNLLIQISAGAEYSQISQSGVAGQTRTFYRPKGFASFDWKASDTLNVSGRVERVVGQLDFFDFIASTNLDQDRVNVTNADLVPPQSWLFELEATQSLGDFGSLNLRGFFEDFSDIVDQIPIAGGGQAPGNIDSATLYGVESELTLLFDPLGLPGLRFDSEIFLSESEVLDPLLGTPREISGNLFVDFELELRQDFIGTPWAIGGFFRYDERQPNVRLDEVAQRLDTPGFARIFVEHKDVFGMTARFRVGNIFDRKNRFDRTIFVDRVNNIVDFREDRDRNFGTIFSVDIEGSF, encoded by the coding sequence ATGAATTGTCCACACCTCCTGATTTCTGCCGCGATTGCCTCGCTGGCAACGGTGCCTGCGGTCGCACAGGATCCGGAACCGCTCGATTACTCCGAACTCGATGGCCGCGATGAGCCGCAAGCGAACATCACGACTGACGATATTCGACTGGACGAGGCCCCGGCGGACGAGCGGGCCAATTCCAGTTCCCTGGATGACGAAACGGCAGGGCAAGAAAGCGACGATGCCAGCACCCGGCGCACCTTCACTCCAACAGATTTCGAACGATTCGCACCGCGCAATGCGCTCGATATGGCACGTCAGATCCCCGGCTTTTCCATTCGTTCTGATGATGGCGCGCGCGGCCTTGGCCAAGCCAACACCAATGTCATCATCAATGGTCAGAGAATTTCCGGCAAATCCAACGGCCCCGTTTCCGCGCTCAATCGCATCCCCTCAGAAGAAGTCGTGCGGCTCGAGATTGTCGACGGTGCCAGCTTGGATATCGGCGGGCTGACCGGTCAGGTTCTCAATGTCGTCACCAGCTCCACTGGCGGCATCACAGGGCAGTTTCGTTACTCGGCTGAATGGCGCAGCTTTGGCGTTCCGTTTCGCTGGAGCGACGGCCAGATATCCCTTGCTGGCGGCGGAGCGAAGACGGAATGGACGCTCAGTTTCGAAAACGATGCCGGGCGGCGCGGTGACCAGGGCATTGAGCTGGTGTTCGATGCCGCCGATCTACTGATCGATACGCGGATCGAACAATCCAGCTTCACCTCCGACAATCCGGTCCTGTCCGGTTCGTTCGCGCGCACTGCCACCAATGGCAATGTCCTGAACCTGACCGGACAAGTGGGCGGCAACATCTTTCGCCAGCGCGAAGTCTCTGAGCGCAGCGGGATAATCGAAGCAATCGATCGTTTGCGCACATTCCGCTCGAAGGAAGACGAATTCAACTTCGAACTCGGCGCCGATTACAGCTTTGGCCTTGGCGGCGGCACGCTCAAACTGATCGGCTACCACCGCTACGAAGACAGCCCGACGCGTTCCTCCGTACTCACCGAATTCGTCAATGACGCAGCGCCAACCGGATCGGTTTTCACCCGCGACGCCGATGAAGGGGAAACCATCGCCCGGGCCGAATACAGTTTTGGCGGGCTCGGCGGCGATCTGCAGTTCGCGCTCGAAGGGGTGAAGAACTTCCTCGATATCTCCTCGACTTTCGAAGAACGCGATGCGGGCGGTGTCCTGCAACCTGTCGAATTCGACGGCGCTACTGCGCGCGTCGAGGAAGACCGCGCCGAAGCCAGCGTGACTTATGGCCGTCCACTCACCGATAATCTGCTCATTCAAATTTCGGCTGGGGCCGAGTATTCACAGATCAGCCAGTCCGGCGTGGCGGGGCAGACTCGCACGTTCTATCGGCCAAAGGGTTTCGCGTCGTTCGATTGGAAAGCAAGCGATACGCTGAATGTGTCCGGCCGGGTCGAACGCGTCGTTGGTCAGCTCGATTTCTTTGACTTCATCGCTTCGACCAACCTCGATCAGGACCGGGTCAATGTCACCAATGCAGACCTCGTTCCACCGCAAAGCTGGCTGTTCGAACTGGAAGCGACGCAAAGCCTTGGCGATTTCGGATCGCTCAATCTGCGTGGGTTTTTCGAAGATTTCAGCGACATCGTCGACCAGATTCCGATTGCCGGCGGCGGTCAGGCACCGGGCAACATCGATTCTGCCACGCTCTACGGGGTAGAGAGCGAGTTGACCTTGCTGTTCGATCCGCTCGGCCTGCCGGGCCTGCGGTTCGACTCTGAGATATTTCTGTCCGAAAGCGAAGTGCTCGACCCGCTTCTGGGCACTCCGCGCGAGATTTCCGGCAACCTTTTTGTCGATTTCGAATTGGAGTTACGGCAGGACTTTATCGGAACACCTTGGGCGATTGGCGGCTTCTTCCGCTACGATGAGCGCCAACCGAATGTGCGCTTGGACGAAGTGGCTCAGCGTCTAGACACCCCCGGATTTGCCCGCATTTTTGTCGAGCATAAGGACGTGTTCGGCATGACGGCCCGGTTCCGCGTGGGCAACATATTCGACCGCAAGAACCGCTTCGACCGCACAATTTTTGTCGACCGGGTCAACAACATCGTCGACTTCCGTGAGGACCGAGACCGCAATTTCGGCACGATCTTCTCGGTCGATATCGAAGGGTCGTTCTAG
- the accB gene encoding acetyl-CoA carboxylase biotin carboxyl carrier protein, whose amino-acid sequence MNIDSDLVRELAELLNETGLTEIEVEDNDRKIRVAREGVAAPAQMAAAPAMSAPAAAPAAAAPAPETAPAADNADALKSPMVGTVYLAPEPGAANFVKPGDSVKEGDTLVIVEAMKVMNPITADKSGTVKSILVENAQPVEFDQPLVVIG is encoded by the coding sequence ATGAATATCGACTCCGATCTCGTCCGCGAACTCGCAGAGCTTCTGAACGAGACCGGCCTCACCGAAATCGAAGTCGAAGATAACGACCGCAAAATCAGAGTCGCTCGTGAAGGCGTAGCTGCGCCTGCGCAGATGGCGGCCGCTCCGGCCATGTCGGCTCCGGCTGCTGCGCCCGCTGCCGCTGCGCCTGCTCCGGAAACCGCACCAGCGGCAGACAACGCTGACGCGCTCAAATCACCGATGGTCGGCACTGTCTATCTCGCTCCTGAACCGGGAGCGGCGAATTTCGTAAAGCCGGGCGACAGCGTGAAAGAGGGCGACACGCTCGTCATTGTCGAAGCGATGAAGGTGATGAACCCGATCACCGCCGACAAATCCGGTACGGTCAAATCGATCCTCGTCGAAAACGCCCAGCCGGTCGAATTCGACCAGCCACTGGTCGTGATCGGTTAA
- a CDS encoding holin family protein: protein MGLLDTLIGPITSIIDKIIPDKEARAKAKLELLKLEGTQEMRLIEARLQAIVAEAQSTDPWTSRARPSFLYVMYVMILWALPMGVLAAFNPGAAKEIASGMNAYLNGLPEPLYALFGTGYLGYTAARQWGKVKGVDR, encoded by the coding sequence ATGGGCCTTCTCGACACTCTGATCGGACCGATCACCTCAATCATCGACAAGATCATCCCCGACAAGGAAGCGCGGGCCAAGGCAAAGCTCGAGCTGCTCAAACTCGAAGGCACGCAGGAAATGCGGCTGATCGAAGCGCGCCTCCAAGCCATCGTCGCCGAAGCGCAAAGCACCGACCCCTGGACCAGCCGCGCCCGTCCCAGCTTTCTTTATGTGATGTACGTGATGATCCTGTGGGCGCTGCCGATGGGCGTGCTGGCGGCATTCAATCCGGGAGCGGCGAAGGAAATCGCGAGCGGCATGAACGCCTATCTCAACGGGCTGCCAGAACCACTCTACGCGCTGTTTGGAACGGGGTACCTCGGCTACACTGCTGCCCGCCAGTGGGGGAAAGTTAAGGGGGTGGATAGGTAG
- the aroQ gene encoding type II 3-dehydroquinate dehydratase — translation MSNTVYVLNGPNLNLLGLREPEIYGPTTLDEIAGMLEDRARQLGLTIDMRQTNHEGMLVDWLHEAQAEGARAVLLNAAAYTHTSIALLDAIKAITIPVIEVHLSDPKAREEFRHLSYVAMAAAKTVEGHGADSYRLALEAVASGEV, via the coding sequence ATGTCCAACACAGTCTATGTCCTCAACGGACCCAATCTCAACCTGCTCGGCCTGCGGGAGCCGGAAATCTACGGCCCGACCACGCTCGATGAGATTGCGGGGATGCTGGAAGATCGCGCGCGACAGCTAGGTCTTACCATCGACATGCGGCAGACCAATCACGAAGGAATGCTGGTCGATTGGCTGCATGAGGCACAAGCGGAAGGCGCGCGGGCGGTGCTGCTCAACGCCGCCGCCTACACCCACACATCGATCGCGCTGCTTGATGCGATCAAGGCGATAACCATTCCGGTTATTGAGGTGCACCTAAGTGATCCAAAAGCGCGCGAAGAGTTTCGGCACCTTTCCTATGTCGCGATGGCCGCTGCAAAGACTGTTGAGGGGCACGGCGCGGACAGCTATCGCCTCGCTCTCGAAGCCGTAGCGTCAGGCGAAGTCTGA